DNA from Elaeis guineensis isolate ETL-2024a chromosome 2, EG11, whole genome shotgun sequence:
TGTTAGATGTCGTTCTTCCTTTGTTTTGTTACTTGTCAGACTCATTCAGGGACATCAGCTTTTGTTGGTTTTGTGCTTGAAAGAGCTCTACAGCTGTGTGAAGGAGATCATCAAGTTCAAATTATTCTTTTGTTGATCACCCATCATTAACTAAAGGATAAGCTTATGTTGTAATTGCATCCATGTAATTGGACTTTATGGCCAAGCTATCCTGCTAAAACTAGTAATACTCATCCCAGTGCTTTAAAAGATGAATCATTTCTTGCACTGTAAGAGGATATGCTCAGATAGATTCATAATGTTTGAGCAAAagaagaataatttaaatttctccAAAGAAGTAATTGAATGTCATGTTTTCCCTTGTTAAATGGttcatgatttaactaaattgttCATATTTTTTCTGCTACCTGAAGCCTTGGTTTAAATTCCATTAATATGTGCTGGAAGATTATGAAATGCATATATGGGTAGTAATATGACAACCAATAGAAAGACATCTCATTAGACATAGGCTATTTCATTGACCAAATTTCCGTGGAGAATTATCATTCTGTGGATGACATATGATGGACTCATGTGCCTCATATATATGTATTCTTCTACGAGTAGTATAGGATAATAGGATCAATTTCCAAAAATTATTCATTTTATGTTTGATAAAAGAAGTTGTTAGTTATAATTTTGGTTAGAATAATAAATAATAACTAACTTTGATTTCAGTTACATGTAGCTATATTTTTGTTGGCTGAAAATTTTCTTGAGAACCACTGATTATCTTAGGACTGGCTAGCAATAAAATTCCCTCATGTCAACTCCTCAATTATGCTGTGATTTACAGAACACTGCATTTGTCTGGTTATGATATATAATGTGGATGTAGTTTGTAGGGACTTAAAAAATAGATGTATTTAACTTGTATAAATTTCTCCATTTATGTTCTCCCATAATTCTATGTAACTAATCAAATCAACCGTCATGTGGTGTGTATCAATTTTTTGTGTTCATTATCATTGGATTGATGCATTATTTCCAAAGCACGGCATTAATGTGTTTCTTTTTTATCTGTCACAAACAGGCCTTTCTGTGCCTCGATAAAAGGCTGTGGTGGCTGTGGATGTACTTTACCTCAAAGCTTCCTCAGAACTAACTTTGATTCGGATGTTTGCTGTTTTGAGCTGCACTAGATTGAGGTCATTTGTGTAAGGCACTCATCTTTGTCAATTTATGAACTATGTTACACCCCACACAAAGGAGGGAGCTGATTTATTTGGGTTATCGTAGTGGTTTTGTTTCTCATAATTTTTGTAACTCTTTGGTCGATATCATATCAGTTCTAAAAACATGATGAGCTGCAACTCCCAAATTTGTCATTTGAGAACCTATTGAATAGATGGTCACCGGAGAATGTGATGAACGGAATTTCAGTTGAATAAACCAGCAGGCTGGCCTTTCCTTTGTATGAAGGAGATATCTTTGCAAGGTGTTGATAATTGTCTGGGTTTAACTGCACCTTCTAAGTGGAGGAAATAGGAAAAGGATTTTACCCTTCTGGACCAGCACTTCAATTTGCTGTTTATTGCCGAACCTTGAAGCATATATGAGACTGTAGCTACTGTAGCACTTCTTAGCCTGGAATTCTCCTCCCCCAGATAATTCAGTCTCATTGTTGGTTCACGACAGGTCCTAAATCTTGATGATCTATGATGGATTGCCAAAAAAATGTTGGTTAGAAACATTTTTCTTCTCTCTGGGATGGGCCATTAGGGTATTCGAACGTAATCATTCCGTAGGCTCTCTAATCTAAAGTTGCTCAATTGGACTTAATTGCTCGCATGTGACGGTCACAAAATAATCACCATATAACAACAAACGGTTGTTATGAATGCTCCTCGCAGAACAATCGCGGTTGGGATTGAGAGCCATGCACCTGCCATGGCGAAGTCACGCAATTTGGACTAAACTTCCCATAATCTGAACAACTCGTTGGTCCGGCGTCAAGCCCGTCTCCCTGCATCGCTACGTGGacataaatttgatttttttaaaagaaaaaaaaaaaaaggcaaagagAAAACGTTATTTTTAGTCGAATTAATTACTTCGCTCTCTAGCGGTGCAACGGGGGTTTTCCGACCGCCTTCTCTTTTGGTGGGGCTTACGGGAAAATCGAACGTCCGACAAATGTTATTTTCCCCCCTAAACTTCGAAACTTCCCGTCTCCAATCCACCCCAAAATTTAGGGTTTAAGGTGTCGGTTCTCGCCGGAAATCAGAGCAAGAATAGTGGATCAGAGATGGGCTCGTCCCCGTTGCCTCGAAGCTCGAAACCCGGGCGGCTGTCCCCCTTCTTCCGCGACCTCGCCACACCGGTCTCCGCCCACCACCGCGGCGGCCGCTTCGCCACACCCGGCCAGGCTGCCGCCGTCTCCGCCCTCTGGCGGGAGAACTTCTCCTCCTCCGACCCCCCTCCGCCTCCCGTCTTCACCCTCGACGACCGCGCCGACTTCTCCCCCGAGCCCGCCCTCGCCGAGATCCCCCCACCCTCGCCGGCGTCCCCGTCCGGCACCAGGAGCGGGACACCGCCGCCGTTCTCCCGGGGCGGTAGCGGCTCCTTTTCCCGCTCCCCGTCGCTCTCCTCTCCCTCGGCTTTGAAAATTAGGGCAGAGGTGAATGGGTCTGAAGGGAAGCAGGCGGCGCCCCAGAGCCCCGAGAGCTTGAGCTGGATCCACCGGGGCGAGAAGGACAGGGGTTCGCCGGTGGATGGAGTGGTCGAACCGGGGGCCTTGCTTATGCTTCCGCCGCCGAGGGAGGTGGCGAGGCCGGAGGCGCAGAAGAGTAGCAGCGCGCCCAACGGAGGGCTAAACGAGGAGGCGTGGGTCACTGTTTTTGGGTATGGGTTAAAAATTTtgtttgttttgtttttgtttttgttttttttaaaccTCTTTCGTATTCTAGTCTTATTTCAATTGACTGTTAATGTAATAGAATGTTTGATGTTCAGAAATTTAGCTTTATTTATATCATTCTTCTGCTGAGATTGACTTGAAATTTAGCATAAATTAGGAACAGCATGTGATGACTGGAACTGTAGCTATATCTTAAACATTCTCCTACTGTGGTTGGGTAATTAAGTATTACTTGTGATTATTAGAAGTTTAGCAATTTTTGTGACATTTCTGCTGAGATTAAGCATAACTTAACTAGAGATTAAGTAGGGCTTCGGGTAGAGACTGATATAGCCAAGTTAAACTTTAGATGTTGTTGAATGCCTGCTTTGGAAGTTGGAATGATAGACTTTGAATAGGAAATTGTTGATTCCCTCTCTTGACGTAGGCTGTGGTTTCAGAAATTGTTGATACAGGAAAGAGGTTATTCTAGAATTCCATTAGTACCAGTTTTGTTCTATGTTGGTGTTTCTAATTCTCTACCAGCTACTGTCATTGGCTATGTATATTGTTTGATTGAGTAATCTTAGGTCTTAAATATCATTAAATTGTATCTGCGAAGACCACTCTTATCAAAGTTAAAAAGGGCAAGCTTTATTTTCAGTTGAGGTCTAGAATTGTCACCCTTGGATGACATTACTTGTTGTGAAAGCTGCATTTTGGTTCTATTGAATGGCGGGTTCTGGTTTGGAGAATATCAGTTTTTCCTCTCAATTAAAGTTTGTTAACATCTTCCATTGTGTCATACCTTTTATTCCTGACTTCCTGTTCTTTTCTAAGAGGAACACTAGTTGGTTGGCTGTACAATTTTAAAAagactatattatatttttttagaaatttactTTCTTGTATGCATAATTATGTATCCCCAGATGGCACTTGCAATGTTTAGCTCAtggtttttttaagagaaaaagccTGGCCTGGCTTACCCTTAAATGAATCACATGGAGTCCATCCCACTAtgagctaaatttttttttttttcctattcttGTGTTGTTAATGTAGTCATATCCTTGTTTGACATTACCCACATATGGAGTTCCAGATCATGGTGAACAACAATGAGAGAACTTTGTTACTGCGACCAAATTAAATTCCAAAtttctgctcttttttttttttttgtgtgtgtgtggttGTGATGTTGGATACAAGTGCATGGTGGTTGGCCTGGTGGTTGAGGTTGAGAGATCTTGCTGTTATAATTAGTTTCCAAGGGCTATTTAAAATGTCCATCTCTTGATTGACAAATATTAACTAATAATGGTGAAATGGGTTGTTTTGCACCTTATTCCAAGACAAAACCTCTTGAAGATGCTCAACCATGATGCATTGACTAAATGTTGCAATTTTTATCTGttaatattctttttatttcaatTCATATTGCTGAAACTTATCTTCTTGAATTTATGTTGGGTCTATTATACTTAATGCTActctttctttttccctttcaaGGTTCGCTCCTGGTGATACCAACTTGGTACTACGTGAATTTGAGAAATGTGGTCCAATATTGAAACATGTCCCTGGTCCAAGGGATGCTAACTGGATGCACATTTTATATCAGGTAACTCTACTTCATTCATTTTTGCAATATATAAGTAGTGACCTAGGACCTTACGCAAAAAGGTTAGCTAGAAGGTATCATTTAGGTTCCTTGGCTCAAGATCTACCCAATGCATAACCAATGGGGGGACTAAATATATGCTTGTATGGGCTCTCACAATATATATAGTAGTCcttgattttatttaattttcacTAGTTGAAACAATTAGCTAATAATAACTATGTTTTTCATGCAAACAACTGGTCATTTAAGCCACTATTGTATCCTTGAGGGGCTGCTTTCATGCAGTGAAATAGAGGCATTTGTTTCTTCAATTTACTTTAGTCACATGCTTAATTGCTTATGTATGTATACttgcatgtatacatatatgtatataataggCATCATCCTTTTTTTGTGTGGTGGTGCTATGTGAATTCTTTGTGTATTGCTACACTTGTTTGTAAATTACCTTTAAACTTGTCCATCATTAAATTGTCAATATCACTTCACATTTTTCCCTATTAAAAAGGTATTGAGAGCATAGAGATGATGTGATTTCTATCTGTGGCCTTTCTCAGTTCTCCTGCCTCTTCATTCTACCCTAGACCAAATACCAGAGGCTTTCTCAGGATTGTCTATGTTATATGTGGTTCTGTTCTGTAACAAAACAATTTGCCATTGTAAGTGTGGGATTATCTTCATGCCTAAGGGAACAAGTTTGGATACTTGTCAACAAGGGtgttttgatgagttagagtttgGCACTTGTTTTGCACTGCTATAATGCTATGTTCCAATTTACGTTTGTGGTAGTAGGAATTCTCAATTTAGATTATTCTACCAGTTGCAAAATTCCATAGTTGTGGTTGTAAGTTATTGTATAAACATTCTAAAACCATTTTATAACATGTTGCTGCTTTTTTGCTGTCAATTCTCAATAAGGATCATGTATCAGGTTTGGATTCGCTTTtacaattaaaattaaaatctctCGGTAATGCCATATTCAACACTGATTAGCTTTTTCCTTTTATTGTTCTTGCCACTTTTTCTGTATGGAGCAGAACCAGTATGATGCTCAAAAGGCTCTTGCAAAGAATGGGACGCAAATTAACAGTGTTCTCATAATTGGGGTGAAACCTGTGGACCCTATGCAGCGCCAATTTCTGACTGAGAAGCACAACACCATAAGTCATGGGGGCTTCATGGTTTCATTGCCCTCAAAGTCGTCATATACTGCAAGGAGTTCTGCTGCACCGAGTTCTTTGGGAGCTCTCCCTTGCCCCTATCATCCACAAACCAGCGGCAACACCATCAGTGACAGTGGACGCCATTCTGCAGGAACCATAGCTTGCCCAGCAAAATCAGTTGCATCAAAAGTCCTGGATTTGATGTTTGGCATATGAGTTGGATAAGTGCCAACTCTTTGCTGAGATGTATTCAGTTTTGTCATGCTTTCCGGCCAGGTGTTTCTTTTTCCTTGCTGCAGCTATTGGAGTACATTTGGGCATCTCACTGAAGTCAAAATCCTTTTCTTCAGGAAGGCT
Protein-coding regions in this window:
- the LOC109505526 gene encoding nuclear pore complex protein NUP35 codes for the protein MGSSPLPRSSKPGRLSPFFRDLATPVSAHHRGGRFATPGQAAAVSALWRENFSSSDPPPPPVFTLDDRADFSPEPALAEIPPPSPASPSGTRSGTPPPFSRGGSGSFSRSPSLSSPSALKIRAEVNGSEGKQAAPQSPESLSWIHRGEKDRGSPVDGVVEPGALLMLPPPREVARPEAQKSSSAPNGGLNEEAWVTVFGFAPGDTNLVLREFEKCGPILKHVPGPRDANWMHILYQNQYDAQKALAKNGTQINSVLIIGVKPVDPMQRQFLTEKHNTISHGGFMVSLPSKSSYTARSSAAPSSLGALPCPYHPQTSGNTISDSGRHSAGTIACPAKSVASKVLDLMFGI